The following proteins are encoded in a genomic region of Streptococcus equi subsp. equi:
- the eqbE_4 gene encoding equibactin nonribosomal peptide synthase protein, whose translation MELNNIKERAKELVKDWLKSIFVEKVVSENENLIEKGLSSIQVMQLSGKLKKTGIKISFAKLMEEPNLSKWYELIDKSRVKSDKNIESSIIQSDESKFDLTDVQYSYLIGREDDQILGGVGCHAYLEIDGENIDEDKLKEAWNKLQYRHPMLRTKFTKDGKQEILYKPYSEEIEVFDLSDLDEETLHLKLVEIREQKSHRKLNVNQGQVAGVALAKFSDEKSRIFFDVDLLVSDVMSMSIMIKELAELYSGVELDNLNEYTFKDYMQNGIGESINDADKEFWEQKINSFEIERPNLPLRKQPEQIKETKFTRRKRIIKKVNGKP comes from the coding sequence ATGGAACTTAACAATATAAAAGAAAGAGCTAAAGAATTAGTAAAGGATTGGTTGAAAAGTATATTTGTAGAGAAAGTAGTTTCAGAAAATGAAAATTTAATTGAAAAAGGTTTAAGTTCCATTCAAGTCATGCAACTGTCTGGAAAATTAAAGAAAACGGGGATAAAAATTTCGTTTGCAAAACTTATGGAAGAACCGAATTTGTCCAAGTGGTATGAACTTATTGATAAATCCAGAGTGAAAAGTGATAAGAATATAGAGTCATCAATTATCCAAAGTGATGAAAGTAAGTTTGATTTAACAGATGTCCAGTACTCCTATTTAATCGGAAGAGAAGATGATCAGATTTTAGGTGGCGTGGGTTGCCATGCATATCTTGAAATAGATGGAGAAAATATTGATGAGGATAAGTTAAAAGAGGCTTGGAATAAGCTTCAATACAGACATCCCATGCTTAGAACAAAATTTACGAAAGACGGGAAGCAGGAAATATTATACAAACCGTACAGTGAAGAAATAGAAGTTTTTGATTTATCTGATCTTGATGAAGAAACGCTGCATCTAAAATTAGTAGAAATTAGAGAACAAAAATCTCATAGGAAATTAAATGTAAATCAAGGTCAGGTTGCAGGAGTAGCACTAGCAAAATTTTCAGATGAGAAGTCAAGGATATTTTTTGACGTAGATTTGCTTGTATCCGATGTAATGAGCATGAGTATTATGATTAAAGAATTAGCTGAACTTTATTCAGGAGTAGAACTTGATAATTTGAATGAGTATACGTTTAAGGATTATATGCAAAACGGAATTGGCGAATCAATCAATGATGCAGATAAGGAGTTTTGGGAACAAAAAATAAATTCCTTTGAAATAGAAAGACCGAATTTACCATTAAGGAAACAGCCGGAACAAATTAAAGAAACGAAGTTTACAAGAAGAAAGAGAATTATTAAAAAAGTGAATGGGAAACCATAA